The nucleotide window AGCTAAGTAGCACTCGCGTGGTTGGAGTTTATACATCAAGTCGGATAAATAGATATAAAGATCATGATGAGTTTAAGGATTTTAAGGCAAGCTATATAGCCAATGACCTAAAACACACTCTAAGCTCAAATATAGCGATAAAAAGAGAAAATGAGCTTGAGTTTAGAGGTGCGGTTTTTTATGAAAATAGTGATGATACTAGGCTAAATAGTGAGGTTGCTATGTATAATATTTCTACAAAAGTAGCCCAAGTGCCATCTTTGTTTACGTTATGGCGAGGTGACGGCGTAAAAGTCATCGGCAAGAATTTAAAATATCTACCAACTAAAGAGATAACCGCACAGGAGGTAAATGCGTGGGTTTGGCGTTAAGGATAGCACTGGGATTTTTTATGATTTTCCAGCTTTTAAAAGCTGAACA belongs to Campylobacter sp. 19-13652 and includes:
- a CDS encoding LPS export ABC transporter periplasmic protein LptC; this translates as MVIKLFYTLVVIFGVAMVFVVAQDPYIQDEFIQDPSISSLEVLDATTYELSSTRVVGVYTSSRINRYKDHDEFKDFKASYIANDLKHTLSSNIAIKRENELEFRGAVFYENSDDTRLNSEVAMYNISTKVAQVPSLFTLWRGDGVKVIGKNLKYLPTKEITAQEVNAWVWR